A region of Paractinoplanes abujensis DNA encodes the following proteins:
- a CDS encoding aminotransferase class V-fold PLP-dependent enzyme, translating into MSDRLDVVGADLTVGGQRFVHLDYAASAPAVRAAADAVRDLLPYYGSVHRGAGLRSQRSTLEYERARDTVAEFVGARDGDSVIFTRNTTDSLNLLARALPEGTTTIVFDGEHHANLLPWPSPVRLPAPADPDAAVRAVRAAFESVRGPALLAVTGASNVTGEIWPVRELADVAHSYGGRVLLDAAQLAPHRPVNLSELGTDYVAFSGHKLYAPFGAGVLAGRSDWLDAAEPYLRGGGASLSVGDHDVTWATGPARHEGGTPNLIGAVALAAVCEALMQADRAELDDHERSLLASLPDGVTLFGGRQPRVGIVSYALPDAVGVADRLGREHGIGVRAGMFCAHPLVRRLGGGGDCGTGGLLRVSFGLGTTHDDIDRLCGILFP; encoded by the coding sequence GTGTCTGACCGTCTCGATGTCGTCGGCGCCGACCTGACCGTGGGCGGGCAACGTTTCGTTCACCTCGACTACGCGGCCTCGGCGCCCGCTGTCCGGGCCGCGGCCGACGCCGTACGGGATCTGCTCCCGTATTACGGCAGCGTGCACCGCGGCGCGGGGCTGCGGTCGCAGCGGTCGACGCTCGAATACGAGCGGGCCCGCGACACCGTGGCCGAGTTCGTGGGCGCCCGCGACGGCGACAGCGTCATCTTCACGCGCAACACGACGGACTCGCTCAACCTGCTGGCCCGCGCGCTGCCCGAGGGCACCACGACGATCGTGTTCGACGGCGAGCACCACGCCAACCTGCTGCCCTGGCCGTCACCCGTGCGCCTGCCCGCGCCGGCCGATCCCGACGCGGCGGTCCGGGCGGTGCGGGCCGCTTTCGAGTCCGTACGGGGTCCCGCGCTGCTCGCCGTGACCGGCGCGAGCAATGTGACGGGGGAGATCTGGCCGGTGCGGGAACTGGCCGACGTGGCTCACTCGTACGGGGGAAGGGTTCTGCTCGATGCCGCTCAGCTGGCGCCGCACCGGCCGGTGAACCTGAGCGAACTGGGCACGGACTATGTCGCCTTCTCCGGGCACAAGCTGTACGCGCCGTTCGGGGCGGGCGTGCTGGCCGGGCGGAGCGATTGGCTGGACGCGGCCGAACCGTACCTGCGCGGCGGCGGCGCCAGCCTGTCCGTCGGCGACCACGACGTCACCTGGGCCACCGGACCCGCGCGGCACGAAGGCGGCACCCCCAACCTGATCGGAGCTGTCGCTCTGGCCGCCGTATGCGAGGCGCTGATGCAGGCCGATCGCGCCGAGCTGGACGACCATGAGCGTTCGCTGCTCGCTTCGCTCCCCGACGGTGTCACCCTCTTCGGCGGACGGCAGCCGCGCGTCGGCATCGTCTCGTACGCCCTGCCCGACGCGGTCGGCGTCGCCGATCGGCTGGGGCGTGAACACGGCATCGGCGTCCGGGCGGGAATGTTCTGCGCCCACCCGCTGGTGCGGCGCCTCGGCGGTGGCGGCGACTGCGGAACCGGCGGCCTGCTGCGCGTGAGCTTCGGCTTGGGCACCACCCACGACGACATCGACCGGCTGTGCGGCATTCTGTTCCCATGA
- a CDS encoding NUDIX hydrolase yields MTQPRAVAVVISEGRVLLMKRYLQRPRPCVMCPRGALACAGHHYAVLPGGSVEPGESFEEAVLRELTEETTMTARIERQLWSGRHAKRRAVYFLMTDVEGTPVLSGPEAVENGPLNSFELLWATPADFEPLNVFPPSIRAPLTALL; encoded by the coding sequence ATGACTCAACCGCGCGCCGTGGCCGTCGTGATCTCCGAGGGCCGCGTCCTGCTGATGAAGCGTTACCTGCAGCGGCCCCGGCCGTGCGTGATGTGCCCGCGCGGGGCCCTGGCCTGCGCGGGTCACCACTACGCCGTGCTGCCGGGCGGGAGTGTCGAGCCCGGGGAGTCGTTCGAGGAAGCCGTCCTGCGCGAGCTGACCGAGGAGACCACGATGACGGCACGGATCGAGCGTCAACTGTGGTCGGGCCGGCACGCCAAACGCCGGGCTGTCTATTTCCTCATGACCGACGTCGAGGGCACGCCCGTGCTGTCCGGGCCCGAGGCCGTCGAGAACGGGCCGCTCAACAGTTTCGAATTGCTGTGGGCCACCCCGGCCGACTTCGAGCCGCTGAATGTGTTTCCACCCAGCATCCGGGCGCCACTGACCGCATTGTTGTGA
- a CDS encoding DUF4240 domain-containing protein: MEPGDFWQLITLGDDREFGRVVDELARREVSAIYGFEDRLAALLYAIDTYPHARAARARGDWFLYVRCAVVADGPSAYEEVLAEPRKLRRYATREAEHLLSVASTAYERKTGLPWTHEAPYDYESGSNAEGWAGSEPPLWIRAAVGVARLLNRGGTSEPPGR, from the coding sequence ATGGAACCCGGCGACTTCTGGCAGCTGATCACCCTCGGGGACGACCGCGAATTCGGGCGCGTCGTCGACGAACTGGCCCGACGTGAAGTCTCCGCCATATACGGTTTCGAGGACCGGCTGGCGGCATTGTTGTATGCCATCGACACTTATCCGCACGCCAGGGCCGCGCGGGCCCGGGGGGACTGGTTTCTTTACGTGCGCTGCGCTGTTGTGGCGGACGGGCCTTCGGCGTACGAGGAAGTGCTCGCCGAGCCTCGGAAACTGCGCCGGTATGCCACCCGCGAGGCTGAGCACCTGCTGTCTGTGGCGTCGACGGCCTACGAGCGGAAAACCGGACTGCCGTGGACGCATGAGGCTCCGTACGACTACGAGTCGGGCAGCAATGCCGAGGGGTGGGCGGGGTCTGAACCGCCACTGTGGATTCGTGCTGCTGTCGGCGTGGCCCGTCTGCTGAACCGCGGCGGCACGAGTGAGCCACCGGGCCGCTGA
- a CDS encoding gamma-glutamyltransferase gives MPVAIAAPHPAAVDAAREVVAAGGNAFDAALAAAAALTVAYPHQCSVGGDLVAMVRPARSPVRAVLSIGAAARAVDVTALGDTMPQSGPQTVTVPGVVAGWAAVHELGARLPLDRLLAFAVRLASAGVDLAPGLRAAVERRIDVIRADPGLSAIMLRPRLVQPALAQTLAAIGRDWRSFYTGPIVAGVRALGSPLTAADFAEHAAEVGDPLRTVAGDVTWHAAPPPVQGATFLAIVGSPALIADSHRAQAARNALLGDPRGGPISLDGLLLRGPQADPPLRGPEADPLLRAPEAGPPLRGPQADPLLRAPEADPPLRAPEADPPDARTAGLPEPAGDTVAVTAVDDEGNAVTLIQSVFESFGAGLLDPATGVVLHNRGSSFSLDPSHPAYLRPGLRPPHTLCPAIATTGESVVALGCQGGRAQPWILAQLAPDVLSAPDPGELAARPRWIVRGDDLILEPGLPADAFAPRASTVPTAPDAFAPRASTVPTAPDAFALRISTVPALHDDAGHVQLSRLRHGVLDAGSDPRADGLAAVLP, from the coding sequence ATGCCTGTCGCGATCGCCGCGCCCCACCCGGCCGCCGTCGACGCCGCACGCGAGGTGGTCGCGGCCGGGGGCAACGCCTTCGACGCGGCCCTGGCGGCGGCCGCGGCCCTGACGGTCGCCTACCCCCACCAGTGCTCGGTGGGCGGCGACCTGGTCGCCATGGTGCGTCCGGCCCGTTCCCCCGTACGGGCGGTCCTCTCCATCGGCGCGGCGGCGCGCGCGGTCGACGTGACGGCCCTGGGCGACACGATGCCGCAGAGCGGCCCGCAGACGGTGACCGTGCCCGGCGTGGTCGCGGGGTGGGCCGCCGTGCACGAACTCGGGGCCCGCCTCCCCCTCGACCGCCTGCTGGCCTTCGCGGTGCGGCTCGCCTCCGCGGGCGTCGACCTGGCCCCGGGCCTGCGGGCGGCCGTGGAGAGGCGGATCGACGTCATCCGGGCCGATCCGGGACTGTCCGCGATCATGCTGCGCCCCCGGCTCGTGCAGCCGGCCCTGGCGCAGACCCTGGCCGCGATCGGGCGTGACTGGCGGTCTTTCTACACGGGACCGATCGTGGCCGGGGTGCGGGCGCTGGGCAGTCCGCTGACCGCCGCGGATTTCGCCGAGCACGCCGCGGAGGTCGGCGACCCCCTGCGTACGGTGGCCGGGGACGTCACCTGGCACGCCGCGCCACCGCCGGTGCAGGGCGCGACGTTCCTCGCGATCGTGGGCTCGCCGGCCCTGATCGCCGACAGCCACCGCGCCCAGGCCGCCCGCAACGCGCTGCTCGGCGATCCTCGCGGCGGCCCGATCTCCCTCGACGGGCTGCTTCTCCGGGGGCCGCAGGCTGATCCGCCTCTCCGGGGGCCGGAGGCTGATCCGCTTCTCCGAGCGCCCGAGGCTGGTCCGCCTCTCCGGGGGCCGCAGGCTGATCCGCTTCTCCGAGCGCCCGAGGCTGATCCGCCTCTCCGAGCGCCGGAGGCTGATCCGCCGGACGCCCGTACGGCGGGGCTGCCCGAGCCGGCCGGTGACACGGTGGCGGTGACAGCGGTCGACGACGAGGGCAATGCCGTCACTCTGATCCAGAGTGTCTTCGAGAGCTTCGGGGCCGGCCTGCTGGACCCGGCGACCGGGGTGGTGCTGCACAACCGGGGCTCCTCGTTCAGTCTCGACCCGTCGCATCCCGCCTACCTCCGGCCCGGCCTGCGTCCGCCGCACACGTTGTGCCCGGCCATCGCCACCACCGGAGAGAGCGTGGTCGCGCTCGGCTGCCAGGGCGGCCGGGCCCAGCCGTGGATCCTGGCCCAGCTGGCCCCCGACGTCCTGTCGGCCCCCGACCCCGGCGAACTGGCGGCGCGTCCACGGTGGATCGTCCGCGGCGACGACTTGATCCTCGAGCCGGGCCTGCCCGCCGACGCCTTTGCTCCGCGGGCCTCGACCGTGCCGACCGCGCCCGACGCCTTTGCTCCGCGGGCCTCGACCGTGCCGACCGCGCCCGACGCCTTTGCTCTGCGGATCTCGACCGTGCCGGCCCTGCACGACGACGCCGGCCACGTCCAGCTGTCCCGCCTGCGCCACGGTGTGCTTGACGCCGGAAGCGACCCCCGCGCCGACGGCCTCGCCGCGGTGCTTCCCTGA
- a CDS encoding SigE family RNA polymerase sigma factor translates to MTDPADAQRLFEAHHADLSRLAYLLTGEPGAADDLAADAFVEIWRHWDRVAAAGNPVAYARGIVTNLARQWIKRRVRERAGLLGLTLVRRGGGEPDPDTVLDVRAALRRLPPRRRECVVLRYAFDVPEREVAEILGISVGAVKSQTSRGAAQLSTYLKDLPMATGKRSDAAG, encoded by the coding sequence GTGACCGATCCCGCGGACGCCCAGCGACTCTTCGAAGCGCATCACGCCGACCTGTCCCGCCTGGCCTACCTGCTCACCGGTGAGCCGGGGGCGGCCGACGACCTGGCGGCGGACGCCTTCGTGGAGATCTGGCGGCACTGGGACCGGGTGGCGGCGGCCGGCAACCCCGTCGCGTACGCCCGGGGGATCGTGACCAACCTGGCCCGTCAGTGGATCAAGCGGCGGGTGCGGGAACGGGCCGGTCTGCTCGGGTTGACCCTGGTGCGCCGCGGGGGCGGCGAACCCGACCCGGACACGGTGCTCGACGTGCGGGCGGCGCTGCGCCGGTTGCCGCCGCGCCGGCGGGAGTGCGTGGTCCTGCGGTACGCCTTCGACGTGCCGGAGCGCGAGGTGGCCGAGATCCTGGGCATCTCCGTGGGCGCTGTGAAGAGCCAGACCTCCCGCGGCGCGGCCCAGCTCAGCACGTATCTGAAGGACCTACCGATGGCGACAGGGAAGAGGTCGGATGCCGCTGGATGA
- the thrS gene encoding threonine--tRNA ligase translates to MSAPRTPAVADPLVVPAGTTAADAVAAAGLPTSGPKAVVVVRDAAGRLRDLDWRPELDTDVTPVAIDEPDGLDVLRHSAAHVLAQAVQDVFPEAKLGIGPPITDGFYYDFDVPKPFQPEDLTKLEKRMQEIVKAGQSFRRREYKSLDEAKAELAQEPYKLELVDIKGDVDDAELSVVGAGDLTHYDNLDKDGKRVWGDLCRGPHLPTTRLIPAFKLMRSAAAYWRGSEKNPQLQRIYGTAWPSRDELKAYLNRLAEAERRDHRKLGTELDLFSFPDEIGSGLVVFHPKGGIIKREMEDYVRARHIEEGFQYVGTPHISKEGLFHTSGHLPYYKDTMFPPMELEGANYYLKAMNCPGHNLIFRSRGRSYRELPLRFFEFGTVYRYEKSGVVHGLTRVRGLTQDDSHSYVTAEQAPGEIKHLLAFVRSLLDDFGLDDYYLELSTRDPKSDKFIGTDEQWEVATKVLEDAATESGLDLVLDPGGAAFYGPKISVQAKDAIGRTWQMSTIQYDFNQPARFGLEFQAADGTRQEPVMIHSAKFGSIERFFGVLVEHYAGAFPAWLAPVQVVGIPIRDDHADYLAEFVAKLRAAGIRAEVDYSSDRMQKKIRTAQQQKIPFMAIAGDDDVNGGTVSFRYRDGSQRNGVSLDEAVAHVAEIVKSRTNVSPSAA, encoded by the coding sequence GTGTCCGCACCCCGTACCCCCGCTGTGGCCGACCCTCTAGTCGTCCCGGCCGGGACTACGGCCGCCGATGCGGTGGCCGCAGCCGGCCTCCCCACGTCGGGCCCCAAGGCGGTCGTGGTCGTGCGCGACGCCGCCGGCCGCCTGCGCGACCTGGACTGGCGGCCCGAGCTCGACACCGACGTGACCCCGGTCGCGATCGACGAGCCGGACGGACTCGATGTGCTGCGCCACTCGGCCGCGCACGTGCTGGCCCAGGCCGTGCAGGACGTCTTCCCCGAGGCCAAGCTGGGTATCGGCCCGCCCATCACCGACGGCTTCTACTACGACTTCGACGTGCCCAAGCCGTTCCAGCCCGAGGACCTGACGAAGCTCGAGAAGCGGATGCAGGAGATCGTCAAGGCCGGGCAGAGCTTCCGCCGCCGGGAGTACAAGTCGCTTGACGAGGCCAAGGCCGAGCTGGCCCAGGAGCCGTACAAGCTGGAGCTCGTCGACATCAAGGGCGACGTCGACGACGCCGAGCTGAGCGTGGTCGGCGCGGGCGACCTGACCCACTACGACAACCTCGACAAGGACGGCAAGCGCGTCTGGGGCGACCTGTGCCGCGGTCCGCACCTGCCCACGACCCGGCTCATCCCGGCGTTCAAGCTGATGCGTTCGGCCGCCGCGTACTGGCGCGGTTCCGAGAAGAACCCGCAGCTGCAGCGCATCTACGGCACCGCGTGGCCGTCCCGCGACGAGCTCAAGGCCTACCTGAACCGGCTGGCCGAGGCCGAGCGGCGCGACCACCGCAAGCTGGGCACCGAGCTCGACCTGTTCTCGTTCCCCGACGAGATCGGCTCCGGGCTGGTCGTCTTCCACCCCAAGGGCGGCATCATCAAGCGCGAGATGGAGGACTACGTCCGCGCCCGTCACATCGAGGAAGGCTTCCAGTACGTCGGCACGCCGCACATCAGCAAGGAGGGGCTGTTCCACACCTCCGGGCACCTGCCGTACTACAAGGACACGATGTTCCCGCCCATGGAGCTGGAGGGCGCGAACTACTACCTCAAGGCCATGAACTGCCCCGGGCACAACCTGATCTTCCGGTCGCGCGGGCGGTCCTACCGTGAGCTGCCGCTGCGCTTCTTCGAGTTCGGCACGGTCTACCGCTACGAGAAGTCGGGCGTGGTGCACGGCCTGACCCGGGTACGGGGTCTGACCCAGGACGACTCCCACTCGTACGTGACGGCCGAGCAGGCCCCGGGCGAGATCAAGCACCTGCTCGCCTTCGTCCGCTCGCTGCTCGACGACTTCGGCCTGGACGACTACTACCTGGAGCTGTCGACCCGCGACCCGAAGAGCGACAAGTTCATCGGCACGGACGAGCAGTGGGAGGTGGCGACCAAGGTGCTGGAGGACGCGGCCACCGAGTCCGGCCTCGACCTGGTGCTCGACCCGGGTGGTGCGGCGTTCTACGGTCCCAAGATCAGCGTGCAGGCCAAGGATGCGATCGGCCGGACGTGGCAGATGTCGACCATCCAGTACGACTTCAACCAGCCGGCCCGCTTCGGGCTGGAGTTCCAGGCGGCCGACGGCACCCGCCAGGAGCCGGTCATGATCCACTCGGCCAAGTTCGGGTCGATCGAGCGGTTCTTCGGCGTGCTGGTCGAGCACTACGCGGGCGCGTTCCCGGCCTGGCTGGCGCCCGTGCAGGTGGTGGGCATCCCGATCCGCGACGACCACGCCGACTATCTGGCCGAGTTCGTGGCCAAGCTGCGGGCGGCGGGGATCCGGGCCGAGGTCGACTACTCCTCCGACCGGATGCAGAAGAAGATCCGTACGGCGCAGCAGCAGAAGATCCCGTTCATGGCGATCGCCGGCGACGACGACGTCAACGGGGGCACGGTCAGCTTCCGCTATCGCGACGGGTCGCAGCGCAACGGGGTCTCGCTGGACGAGGCCGTGGCCCACGTCGCCGAGATCGTCAAATCCCGTACGAACGTGAGCCCGTCGGCGGCCTGA
- a CDS encoding MATE family efflux transporter, producing the protein MSATTEAVGSNRWYLSTAPILRALVHLCVPMAAAMIVGAVYNVINAGFVGSQHDTALLAAITFGTPLLGLVMAIGGVFGVGGGALISRLLGAAEHDPAKAGEIRHVSSFAVWGSVITGAVVAGAGLMLLHPLVTLLGADAAAVPATREYVAVMLAFVPVLAAAFCLEQLVRAEGAARQAMIGLILSTVANVVFDVVFILVLHWGVAGAALGTGLANAVMVGYFAFWLTRNSEHVSLAPRWFTLNKTVAQPVFGIGVGELLQSAFMIVTVLVLNNLASAYGDGPLAAMGVAVRIAQVPEFLIMGVTMGVLPLLAYTYGKGDRARLTSALRASAATIGAVMLVFCGGVFLFREQVLGAFSSDHAVLTIGVTILAAQLVATVANGFTGLITSLFQAAGLAKPAIVMGMAQGVLFIPIVLLGNLWYGLPGIIWALTVTECLVFVAGAGMWLASRGTINRGLAEGSPERAEAVLEEAAA; encoded by the coding sequence ATGAGCGCCACCACCGAAGCCGTCGGCAGCAACCGCTGGTACCTCTCCACCGCCCCGATCCTGCGCGCGCTCGTGCACCTCTGTGTGCCCATGGCCGCCGCGATGATCGTCGGGGCCGTCTACAACGTGATCAACGCCGGTTTCGTCGGTTCGCAGCACGACACCGCGCTGCTGGCCGCGATCACCTTCGGCACCCCGCTGCTCGGTCTGGTCATGGCGATCGGCGGCGTGTTCGGGGTCGGCGGCGGCGCGCTCATCTCCCGCCTGCTCGGGGCAGCGGAACACGACCCCGCGAAGGCGGGCGAGATCAGGCACGTCTCGTCGTTCGCCGTCTGGGGCTCGGTGATCACCGGCGCGGTCGTGGCCGGGGCCGGCCTGATGCTGCTGCACCCACTGGTGACGCTGCTCGGCGCGGACGCCGCCGCCGTGCCCGCGACCCGCGAGTACGTGGCCGTCATGCTGGCCTTCGTCCCCGTGCTGGCCGCCGCGTTCTGCCTGGAGCAGCTCGTACGGGCCGAGGGCGCGGCCCGTCAGGCGATGATCGGCCTGATCCTGTCCACGGTGGCCAACGTCGTCTTCGACGTCGTGTTCATCCTGGTCCTCCACTGGGGTGTGGCCGGCGCGGCGCTCGGCACCGGCCTGGCCAACGCCGTCATGGTCGGCTACTTCGCGTTCTGGCTGACCCGTAACAGTGAGCACGTCAGCCTGGCCCCCCGCTGGTTCACCCTGAACAAGACCGTCGCCCAGCCCGTCTTCGGCATCGGGGTCGGCGAGCTGCTGCAGTCCGCGTTCATGATCGTGACGGTGCTCGTCCTGAACAACCTGGCTTCCGCGTACGGGGATGGTCCGCTCGCCGCCATGGGTGTCGCGGTCCGCATCGCGCAGGTGCCCGAGTTCCTGATCATGGGCGTCACGATGGGCGTGCTGCCGCTGCTGGCCTACACGTACGGCAAGGGCGACCGGGCCCGGCTCACGTCGGCTCTGCGGGCCTCCGCGGCCACGATCGGCGCGGTCATGCTGGTCTTCTGCGGCGGCGTTTTCCTGTTCCGCGAGCAGGTGCTCGGTGCGTTCTCGTCGGACCACGCCGTGCTCACTATCGGCGTCACCATCCTGGCCGCCCAGCTCGTCGCGACCGTGGCCAACGGCTTCACCGGCCTGATCACGTCGCTGTTCCAGGCGGCCGGGCTGGCCAAGCCCGCGATCGTGATGGGCATGGCCCAGGGCGTGCTGTTCATCCCGATCGTGCTGCTGGGCAACCTCTGGTACGGCCTGCCCGGCATCATCTGGGCCCTGACCGTCACCGAGTGCCTGGTCTTCGTGGCCGGCGCGGGCATGTGGCTGGCCTCGCGCGGCACGATCAACCGTGGCCTGGCCGAGGGCTCCCCCGAGCGCGCCGAAGCAGTGCTCGAGGAAGCCGCCGCGTAG
- a CDS encoding MarR family winged helix-turn-helix transcriptional regulator: MEAPRLTTSLELLRWIGWAQRKAAEDWVRERELSFEQSFVLGYLGQNPGAIQRDIAEITRTSAASVSSLLQGLERRGLVERRTEPGNERSKRVFATPAGAELIAGFETAMADADATILAPLDDDERATLQTLLEKITAELPRPTR, from the coding sequence ATGGAAGCACCCAGACTCACCACCTCGCTCGAGCTCCTCCGCTGGATCGGCTGGGCCCAGCGCAAGGCGGCCGAGGACTGGGTACGGGAGCGCGAGCTCAGCTTCGAGCAGAGCTTCGTGCTCGGCTACCTGGGGCAGAACCCCGGGGCCATCCAGCGGGACATCGCCGAGATCACCCGCACCAGCGCGGCCAGCGTGTCGAGCCTTCTGCAGGGGCTCGAACGACGTGGGCTCGTCGAGCGCCGCACGGAGCCCGGCAACGAACGCAGCAAACGCGTCTTCGCGACGCCGGCCGGGGCCGAGCTGATCGCCGGGTTCGAGACCGCGATGGCCGACGCCGACGCGACGATCCTGGCCCCGCTCGATGACGACGAGCGGGCCACCCTCCAGACCCTCCTCGAAAAGATCACTGCCGAACTACCGAGACCCACCCGCTAA
- a CDS encoding ATP-binding protein yields MVASPVLVGREDLLALADRRLAAPTGELLFLAGEAGIGKTRLLTEIVRRGRALGYAVAAAGAAPGDTEVAGGLLADLGTELRRDPATAAAGQRLGERLHELAGADGDAARRRRLLVADLAELIARPGGTGSEFLITLEDLHWADDLTLDVLARLARHAASARLMVVGTYRSDELYPRVPMRQWRTRLLTQRLAEEVRLPRFGPAETAAMAAAITGSGLSTAAAAALHNRSDGIPLHVEEFLAGDATDVPDTLADAVLARADPLRPGTRRVAEAAAVLGRSFDLDLLTTLTGEPPEVVDEALRELIETFFVKPGADGSGYDFRHALIRDALYAGITPHRRRDLHARAAAADLPDALASDHYERAGRFDEAFGHARAAAREASALSAHREAAELYRRARRTWPARLPRADWAGLLAALACELSAIDENEEAAACYAEAYEVRLALGDEAGAAALVPDWVAVRHLLGASLEDRAAALRAALARSAKPGEIHAELAAAYMLDRRLDEALADGEQARALGVDDRTRCHLDATIGSVLLFAGRTAEGTGLLRAAITKATGLRLEAQAARSYRMLGTSMSVLVDYETAAATLAEGIAYAERVEQFNDRHYMAAHRAHVQWATGDWAGAAATARQALADGAGGITTEITARHVLGYVALGRGSYGEAVSHLETAERLASGMRELQRLSPAWWGLAETALARGDLATALTRCEQGYAASAAVRDAAYLFPYVVTGVRAHLAGSDPTAARAWLARTSALLRLRAIPGTLGALDHAEGLIHLHEGRTGQARRALAAAAAFWSGRHRFWEGTAILLDQARCATRARRPAEAAAFRASATHAYAAATATSTPPDAPPAPPRSEASVLSSREVEVARLVAQGLTNREIAASLTIAPKTAAAHVEHIRTKLGVSRRAQIATWVTASQLGR; encoded by the coding sequence GTGGTGGCCAGCCCCGTGCTCGTCGGCCGCGAGGACCTGCTCGCCCTCGCCGACCGGCGCCTCGCCGCGCCCACCGGGGAGTTGCTGTTCCTGGCGGGTGAGGCCGGCATCGGCAAGACCCGGCTGCTCACCGAGATCGTGCGCCGGGGCCGGGCCCTGGGCTACGCGGTGGCCGCCGCGGGCGCCGCGCCGGGCGACACCGAAGTGGCCGGGGGCCTGCTGGCCGATCTGGGGACAGAGCTGCGGCGCGACCCGGCCACGGCCGCGGCCGGGCAGCGTCTCGGCGAGCGGCTGCACGAGCTGGCCGGGGCCGACGGCGACGCGGCCCGCCGGCGTCGTCTGCTCGTGGCCGACCTGGCCGAGCTGATCGCCCGTCCCGGCGGCACCGGATCGGAGTTCCTGATCACGCTGGAGGACCTGCACTGGGCCGACGACCTGACGCTCGACGTGCTGGCCCGGCTGGCCCGGCACGCCGCGTCGGCCCGCCTGATGGTCGTCGGCACCTATCGGTCGGACGAGCTCTATCCCCGCGTGCCCATGCGGCAGTGGCGCACCCGCCTGCTCACCCAGCGGCTGGCCGAGGAGGTGCGGCTGCCCCGCTTCGGCCCGGCCGAGACCGCCGCCATGGCCGCTGCGATCACCGGGTCCGGCCTGTCCACCGCCGCGGCGGCCGCCCTGCACAACCGCAGCGACGGCATCCCGTTGCACGTCGAGGAGTTCCTCGCGGGCGACGCCACCGACGTGCCGGACACGCTGGCCGACGCCGTGCTGGCCCGCGCCGACCCGTTGCGGCCGGGCACCCGCCGGGTGGCCGAGGCGGCCGCGGTGCTGGGCCGGTCGTTCGACCTCGACCTGCTCACCACGCTGACCGGCGAGCCGCCCGAAGTCGTGGACGAGGCGCTGCGCGAACTGATCGAGACCTTCTTCGTCAAGCCCGGCGCCGACGGGTCCGGCTACGACTTCCGGCATGCCCTGATCCGCGACGCGCTCTACGCCGGCATCACCCCGCACCGGCGCCGTGACCTGCACGCCCGGGCGGCCGCCGCCGATCTGCCGGACGCGCTCGCCAGCGACCACTACGAGCGGGCGGGCCGGTTCGACGAGGCCTTCGGGCACGCGCGGGCGGCGGCCCGGGAGGCGTCGGCGTTGTCGGCCCACCGCGAGGCCGCCGAGCTCTACCGCCGGGCCCGGCGCACCTGGCCCGCCCGGCTGCCCCGCGCCGACTGGGCGGGGCTGCTGGCCGCGCTGGCCTGCGAGCTGTCCGCGATCGACGAGAACGAGGAGGCCGCGGCCTGCTACGCCGAGGCGTACGAGGTGCGGCTGGCCCTGGGCGACGAGGCGGGCGCGGCGGCGCTGGTGCCGGACTGGGTGGCCGTGCGGCACCTGCTGGGCGCGAGCCTCGAGGACCGGGCCGCGGCGTTGCGGGCGGCGTTGGCGCGAAGCGCGAAACCGGGCGAGATCCACGCCGAGCTGGCGGCGGCGTACATGCTGGACCGCCGGCTCGACGAGGCGCTGGCCGACGGGGAACAGGCCCGCGCGCTCGGCGTCGACGACCGGACCCGCTGCCACCTCGACGCCACGATCGGCTCGGTGCTGCTCTTCGCGGGCCGCACCGCCGAGGGCACCGGCCTGCTGCGGGCCGCGATCACCAAAGCCACCGGCCTGCGGCTCGAGGCCCAGGCCGCGCGCTCCTACCGGATGCTCGGCACGTCGATGTCGGTGCTGGTCGACTACGAGACGGCGGCGGCCACGCTGGCCGAGGGGATCGCGTACGCCGAGCGGGTCGAACAGTTCAACGACCGGCACTACATGGCGGCTCACCGGGCCCACGTGCAGTGGGCCACGGGTGACTGGGCGGGCGCCGCCGCGACGGCCCGGCAGGCGCTGGCTGACGGTGCGGGCGGAATCACCACCGAGATCACGGCGCGGCACGTCCTCGGCTACGTCGCGCTGGGGCGGGGATCGTACGGGGAAGCGGTCTCGCATCTGGAAACGGCGGAGCGCCTGGCCTCGGGCATGCGCGAGCTGCAGCGCCTCTCGCCCGCGTGGTGGGGGCTGGCCGAGACGGCGCTGGCCCGGGGCGACCTCGCGACCGCGCTGACGCGATGCGAGCAGGGTTACGCGGCGTCGGCCGCCGTCCGCGATGCCGCCTACCTTTTCCCGTACGTCGTGACGGGCGTCCGCGCGCACCTGGCCGGCTCGGACCCGACCGCCGCCCGCGCATGGCTGGCCCGCACCTCGGCCCTGTTGCGGCTGCGGGCCATCCCGGGCACGCTGGGCGCCCTCGACCACGCCGAGGGCCTGATCCACCTGCACGAGGGCCGCACCGGCCAGGCCCGCCGGGCGCTGGCCGCCGCGGCCGCCTTCTGGTCGGGTCGCCACCGCTTCTGGGAGGGCACCGCGATCCTGCTCGACCAGGCCCGCTGCGCGACCCGCGCCCGCCGCCCGGCCGAGGCCGCCGCGTTCCGGGCTTCCGCCACCCACGCCTACGCCGCCGCCACCGCGACGTCCACGCCGCCGGACGCGCCCCCGGCTCCTCCCCGTTCCGAGGCCTCGGTGCTGTCGTCGCGGGAGGTCGAGGTCGCCCGCCTGGTGGCTCAGGGCCTCACGAACCGGGAGATCGCCGCCTCGCTGACCATCGCGCCCAAGACCGCCGCCGCTCACGTCGAGCACATCCGCACCAAGCTCGGCGTCTCCCGGCGGGCCCAGATCGCGACGTGGGTCACCGCCAGTCAGTTAGGGCGTTGA